Proteins encoded together in one Janthinobacterium tructae window:
- a CDS encoding carboxymuconolactone decarboxylase family protein yields the protein MAGGDIDRLPALPLERLDAQQRAAAQAIIDGPRGALYGPFVPLIRSPELMETAQRMGEYLRYRSAIGTRLSELAILVTARQWDQQVEWAIHAPLAVQNGIAQAAVDAIAARRAPLVLKDDEQAVHDFCIELQQNKRVNDATYARALALFGEHGVVDLMGINGYYTFLAMVMNGAQTAVPALGVAPLPA from the coding sequence ATGGCAGGGGGCGATATCGACCGTTTGCCCGCGCTGCCGCTGGAGCGGCTCGACGCCCAGCAGCGTGCTGCCGCGCAAGCCATCATCGATGGTCCGCGCGGCGCCCTGTACGGCCCCTTCGTTCCGCTGATCCGCAGCCCGGAGCTGATGGAAACGGCGCAGCGCATGGGAGAATACTTGCGCTACCGCAGCGCCATCGGCACGCGCCTGTCGGAACTGGCGATCCTGGTGACGGCGCGCCAGTGGGACCAGCAGGTCGAGTGGGCCATCCACGCACCGCTGGCCGTGCAGAACGGCATCGCGCAGGCGGCCGTGGACGCCATCGCGGCGCGGCGCGCACCGCTTGTCCTGAAGGACGATGAGCAAGCCGTGCATGACTTTTGCATCGAGTTGCAGCAGAACAAGCGCGTCAACGATGCCACGTATGCGCGCGCGCTGGCGCTGTTCGGCGAGCACGGCGTGGTCGACTTGATGGGCATCAATGGCTACTACACTTTCCTGGCCATGGTCATGAACGGGGCGCAGACGGCCGTGCCGGCCTTGGGCGTGGCGCCCTTGCCCGCCTGA
- a CDS encoding KamA family radical SAM protein — translation MSALITEPFSPKFKPYTRQTIHQARQWEWLPEEQRVAVQVVSHVLPFRTNAYVLDQLIDWNNIPDDPIYRLVFPHRDMLPPEQYAHLRDLVLVQRDKAAIDAYVHGLRLGMNPHPAGQMTHNVPKVNDAPVRGLQHKYVQTVLFFPSAGQTCHAYCTFCFRWPQFVGMDDMKFDARESHELASYLKLHPEVTDVLITGGDPMIMNTRQLAAHLEPLLAPGLEHIQNIRIGTKAVAYWPQRFVSDRDADDLLRLFERIVKAGKNLAVMGHYSHAVELRQDIAQQAVKRIVSTGATLRMQGPLIRHINEDPASWAELWQTGTRLGAIPYYMFVERDTGPRGYFELPLAKAHEIFQAAYQRVSGLSRTVRGPSMSAFPGKIVIDGIVTINGEKLFALQFLQARNPDWVRRPFYAQFDAEATWMDDLKPAFGHDKFFFETDEPVPQVPHKIIRLAQAA, via the coding sequence GTGTCCGCACTCATTACCGAGCCGTTTTCACCCAAGTTCAAGCCGTATACGCGGCAAACCATTCATCAGGCGCGGCAGTGGGAATGGCTGCCGGAAGAGCAACGTGTAGCCGTGCAAGTGGTGTCGCACGTCTTGCCGTTTCGCACCAATGCCTATGTGCTTGACCAGCTGATCGACTGGAACAATATTCCTGACGACCCCATCTACCGCCTCGTCTTTCCCCATCGCGACATGTTGCCGCCCGAGCAGTACGCGCACTTGCGCGACCTGGTGCTGGTGCAGCGTGACAAGGCGGCCATCGATGCCTATGTGCATGGCTTGCGCTTGGGCATGAATCCCCATCCGGCCGGGCAGATGACGCATAACGTGCCGAAAGTCAACGATGCACCCGTGCGCGGCTTGCAGCATAAATATGTGCAGACGGTGCTGTTTTTCCCCAGCGCGGGCCAGACGTGCCACGCGTATTGCACCTTCTGCTTCCGCTGGCCCCAGTTCGTCGGCATGGATGACATGAAGTTCGATGCGCGCGAGTCGCATGAGCTGGCCTCCTACCTGAAATTGCATCCGGAAGTGACGGATGTACTGATCACGGGCGGCGACCCGATGATCATGAACACGCGGCAACTGGCCGCCCACCTGGAGCCGCTGCTGGCGCCGGGCCTGGAACACATCCAGAATATCCGCATCGGCACCAAGGCGGTGGCGTATTGGCCGCAGCGTTTTGTCTCGGACCGCGATGCGGACGATTTGTTGCGCCTGTTCGAGCGCATCGTCAAGGCGGGCAAGAACCTGGCCGTGATGGGCCATTACAGCCATGCCGTCGAGTTGCGCCAGGATATCGCGCAGCAAGCGGTGAAACGCATCGTCTCCACGGGCGCCACCTTGCGCATGCAGGGGCCGCTGATCCGCCACATCAATGAAGACCCGGCTAGCTGGGCCGAGCTGTGGCAGACGGGCACGCGCCTGGGAGCGATTCCGTATTACATGTTTGTCGAACGGGACACGGGGCCGCGCGGCTATTTCGAGTTGCCCTTGGCGAAGGCACATGAAATCTTCCAGGCCGCCTACCAGAGGGTGTCCGGCCTGTCGCGCACGGTGCGCGGGCCCTCCATGAGCGCGTTCCCCGGCAAGATCGTCATCGATGGCATCGTCACCATCAATGGCGAAAAACTGTTTGCCCTGCAATTTTTGCAGGCGCGCAACCCGGACTGGGTGCGCCGGCCGTTTTATGCGCAGTTCGATGCGGAAGCGACGTGGATGGACGATTTAAAGCCCGCATTCGGCCACGATAAATTTTTCTTTGAAACGGATGAACCTGTGCCGCAGGTGCCGCATAAAATCATCCGCCTGGCACAGGCCGCCTGA
- the mog gene encoding molybdopterin adenylyltransferase, whose product MTTIEDELIIGLVSISDRASGGVYEDLGIPALESWLSAAIRTPFRLEKRLIPDERSQIENTLIDMVDLSHCHLILTTGGTGPARRDVTPDATLSVGTKEMPGFGEQMRQISLQFVPTAILSRQVAVIRETPERACLIMNLPGQPKAIKETLEGLKDADGVQLVNGIFAAVPYCIDLIGGPYMETDPAICKAFRPKSALRPAQPLPEENT is encoded by the coding sequence ATGACCACGATAGAAGACGAATTGATTATCGGCCTCGTGTCGATCTCGGACCGCGCCAGCGGCGGCGTGTATGAAGACCTGGGCATCCCTGCGCTGGAAAGCTGGCTGTCCGCCGCCATCCGCACGCCGTTTCGCCTGGAAAAACGCCTGATCCCGGACGAGCGCTCGCAGATTGAAAACACCCTGATCGACATGGTCGATCTGAGCCACTGCCATTTGATCCTGACGACGGGCGGCACGGGCCCGGCGCGGCGCGATGTGACGCCGGACGCCACGCTCAGCGTCGGGACCAAGGAAATGCCCGGTTTCGGCGAACAGATGCGCCAGATCAGCCTGCAATTCGTGCCGACGGCGATTTTGTCGCGCCAGGTCGCCGTGATCCGCGAGACGCCCGAGCGCGCTTGCCTGATCATGAACTTGCCGGGCCAGCCGAAAGCCATCAAGGAAACACTGGAAGGCTTGAAAGATGCCGATGGCGTGCAACTGGTCAACGGCATCTTTGCCGCCGTACCATATTGCATCGATCTCATCGGCGGTCCCTACATGGAAACCGACCCGGCCATCTGCAAGGCATTCCGTCCCAAATCGGCGCTGCGTCCGGCACAACCCCTACCTGAGGAAAATACATGA
- a CDS encoding S1C family serine protease, which translates to MKTRPCFTLMGRAFLVLALSFSPLMMVRALAAETAASASPSASALENSVVKVFSTLRGPDPYKPWSKAAPQEVTGSGVVIEGRRILTNAHVVGYASQVQIQANGAGDKIPATVLAISRGMDLALLKIDDDSFFASHKAVPRANVLPDVRDAVLAYGYPTGGTSLSITKGIVSRIEFVRYNFPVSGLRIQTDAAINPGNSGGPVIAGEKMIGLAFAGMLNAQNIGYIIPNEEIELFLRDQESGAPQGKPAMRDVTQTLENPALRTYLKLAKGVEGAVVMTPASKDAAYPLKEWDVITHIGDFPIDNQGMVKLNANSRVRFQYRVQQLAKDGELPLTVVRQGAPLKIKVPVSAAHPMLIAGLQGNYPSYFIFGPMVFSRASTEFMAAPNSNPAMLGGMSFAGNPLATRRGDAPDSEREELVVIAAPFFPHKLMNGYSTRFFSVVDSVNGVRVRSLAHLVALLRDQTDELLTFRFQQRDAEMVVVPRKDMLAATESVLTDNGIRSEASPDMLKIWNAKTPAN; encoded by the coding sequence ATGAAAACTCGTCCGTGCTTCACCCTGATGGGCCGCGCCTTCCTGGTGCTGGCCCTTTCTTTTTCCCCCTTGATGATGGTGCGCGCGCTGGCCGCCGAGACCGCCGCTAGCGCTAGCCCCAGCGCTTCCGCCCTGGAAAATTCCGTCGTCAAGGTGTTTTCCACCCTGCGCGGACCGGACCCCTATAAACCATGGAGCAAGGCCGCGCCGCAAGAGGTGACGGGTTCCGGCGTCGTCATCGAAGGCCGCCGCATCCTCACCAATGCGCACGTGGTCGGCTATGCCAGCCAGGTGCAGATCCAGGCCAATGGCGCGGGCGACAAGATACCGGCGACCGTGCTGGCCATCTCGCGCGGCATGGACCTGGCCTTGCTGAAGATCGACGATGACAGTTTTTTCGCCAGCCATAAAGCGGTGCCGCGCGCCAATGTCTTGCCAGACGTGCGCGATGCCGTGCTGGCGTATGGCTATCCGACGGGCGGCACCTCGCTATCGATCACCAAGGGCATCGTCTCGCGCATCGAATTCGTGCGCTACAACTTCCCCGTGTCCGGCTTGCGCATCCAGACCGATGCGGCCATCAACCCGGGCAATAGCGGCGGCCCCGTGATTGCGGGCGAGAAGATGATCGGCCTGGCCTTTGCCGGCATGCTCAATGCGCAAAACATCGGCTACATCATCCCCAACGAGGAAATCGAGCTATTCCTGCGCGACCAGGAAAGTGGCGCGCCCCAGGGCAAGCCGGCCATGCGCGACGTGACGCAAACGCTGGAAAATCCCGCGCTGCGCACCTACCTGAAGCTGGCCAAGGGCGTCGAGGGCGCCGTCGTGATGACGCCAGCCAGCAAGGATGCCGCCTATCCGCTCAAGGAGTGGGACGTCATCACGCATATCGGCGATTTTCCTATCGACAACCAGGGCATGGTCAAGCTGAATGCCAACAGCCGCGTGCGCTTCCAGTACCGGGTGCAGCAGCTGGCGAAAGATGGCGAATTGCCGTTGACGGTGGTGCGCCAGGGCGCGCCCCTGAAAATCAAGGTGCCCGTCTCGGCGGCGCATCCGATGCTCATTGCCGGCCTGCAGGGCAATTACCCATCCTATTTCATTTTCGGCCCGATGGTGTTTTCGCGCGCCAGCACGGAATTCATGGCCGCGCCAAATAGCAACCCGGCAATGTTGGGCGGCATGAGTTTTGCCGGCAACCCGCTGGCCACGCGGCGCGGCGATGCGCCCGATAGCGAGCGCGAAGAACTGGTGGTGATCGCCGCCCCGTTCTTCCCGCACAAGCTGATGAATGGCTACAGTACCCGGTTCTTCTCGGTCGTCGATTCCGTCAATGGCGTGCGCGTGCGCAGCCTGGCGCACCTGGTGGCCTTGCTGCGCGACCAGACCGATGAGCTGCTGACGTTCCGCTTCCAGCAGCGCGATGCGGAAATGGTGGTCGTGCCGCGCAAGGACATGCTGGCAGCGACGGAATCGGTGCTGACGGACAACGGCATCCGCTCGGAAGCGTCGCCCGATATGTTGAAAATATGGAATGCAAAAACGCCGGCGAACTGA
- a CDS encoding MFS transporter has product MHGAGASSRSGVAVFCLVFLPFALGHYLSCLLRGVNAVLTAELLGAIVLTPAQLGLLTSAFFLAFALVQLPIGMALDRYGPRTVQLWLLALAALGVWLFSRGHSFAELMWARALMGAGLGGCFMAAVKAISCAIVPARLPSVHGYLIAVGGLGAATATMPVKLALHYTDWRGVFLGLALAALAIGVLIRLLSPAMPAPATAHPVSKVSVWRVYRDPGFRRTIALILLPHTVFFGVQGLWVGRWLADVGGLSDDNVAYLLYLGMAAVIFGAIGMGMLTEWAGRRGIAPMQVAAAGIILFVAVQVAMACNVVPSLPMLSVLFAMLGTVTGLEYAIVAQSMPASLTGRAATCLNLLIFTGAFLVQAGFGLILGCWPLNSLQQYPPQAYQVAFGVLAALQLPGLAMFFVHRYRRAGPSGKMAACTAAMINSKEDYETRSLWTSRQGKTGPDR; this is encoded by the coding sequence ATGCACGGCGCCGGCGCCTCTTCGCGTTCCGGCGTAGCCGTGTTTTGCCTGGTGTTCCTGCCGTTCGCGCTCGGGCATTACCTGTCGTGCCTGCTGCGCGGCGTGAATGCCGTGCTGACGGCGGAATTGCTGGGCGCCATCGTCCTGACGCCAGCGCAGCTGGGCCTGCTGACCAGCGCCTTTTTTCTCGCCTTTGCGCTGGTGCAACTGCCGATCGGCATGGCGCTCGACCGTTACGGCCCCCGCACGGTGCAACTGTGGCTGCTGGCGCTGGCGGCCCTGGGTGTGTGGCTGTTCAGCCGGGGCCACAGCTTTGCCGAGCTGATGTGGGCGCGCGCGCTGATGGGGGCAGGCCTGGGCGGCTGTTTCATGGCCGCCGTGAAAGCGATCTCGTGCGCCATTGTGCCCGCGCGCCTGCCTTCCGTGCATGGCTACCTGATCGCCGTGGGCGGCCTGGGCGCGGCCACGGCCACCATGCCCGTCAAGCTGGCCCTGCACTACACGGACTGGCGCGGCGTGTTCCTGGGCCTGGCGCTGGCGGCGCTGGCCATCGGCGTGCTGATCCGCCTGCTGTCGCCGGCCATGCCCGCACCCGCCACGGCGCACCCGGTGAGCAAGGTCAGTGTCTGGCGCGTGTATCGCGATCCCGGCTTTCGCCGCACCATCGCGCTGATCTTGCTGCCGCACACGGTGTTCTTTGGCGTGCAGGGCTTGTGGGTGGGGCGCTGGCTGGCCGACGTGGGTGGCTTGTCCGATGACAATGTCGCGTATCTGCTGTACCTGGGCATGGCGGCCGTCATCTTCGGCGCCATCGGCATGGGCATGCTGACGGAGTGGGCGGGGCGGCGCGGCATTGCCCCCATGCAAGTGGCGGCCGCCGGCATCATCCTGTTTGTTGCCGTGCAAGTGGCAATGGCGTGTAACGTCGTGCCCAGCCTGCCCATGCTGTCCGTGCTGTTTGCCATGCTGGGCACGGTGACGGGCCTCGAGTATGCGATCGTCGCGCAAAGCATGCCAGCCAGCCTGACGGGCAGGGCGGCCACCTGTTTGAATCTGCTCATTTTCACGGGCGCCTTTCTGGTGCAGGCGGGCTTTGGCCTGATCCTCGGCTGCTGGCCCCTGAACAGCTTGCAGCAGTACCCGCCGCAAGCGTACCAGGTGGCGTTTGGCGTGCTGGCGGCCTTGCAACTGCCGGGACTTGCGATGTTTTTCGTTCACCGCTACAGGCGCGCCGGGCCATCCGGTAAAATGGCGGCCTGCACAGCGGCAATGATCAACTCCAAGGAAGACTATGAAACTCGTTCGTTATGGACGTCCAGGCAAGGAAAAACCGGGCCTGATCGATGA
- a CDS encoding HDOD domain-containing protein: MMRAATQKQVVQEDPVDALMRSIRIPPRPSLLVDLQRELAEQDPSPRRIARIIADDVGMSGALLKLANSPFYGAARKAKSVEQGINFLGINQCSAMMTGLLARQALEAEGVELTNFWDVSAKRARALVFTSRKLRIAPPDIAHTFGLFCDIGVPLLMNRFPDYVKTYAAAANDAHNCFTRLEDARHQTNHAAIGCLLARNWGLSSDVSWAILHHHDYTVLADPSTDDAIRSLVALSLLAEKGIQRYHGNSTSLEWDKGGDLACQHLGLSQEEAADLLDELHEMFDTDH, from the coding sequence ATGATGAGAGCGGCAACGCAAAAGCAGGTAGTGCAGGAAGATCCGGTTGACGCCTTGATGCGTTCCATCCGTATCCCGCCGCGCCCCAGCCTGCTGGTCGACTTGCAGCGCGAACTGGCAGAACAGGACCCGTCGCCGCGGCGCATCGCGCGCATCATCGCCGACGATGTCGGCATGTCCGGCGCCCTGCTGAAACTGGCCAACTCGCCCTTCTATGGCGCCGCGCGCAAGGCCAAATCGGTCGAACAAGGCATCAACTTTCTCGGCATCAACCAGTGCAGCGCCATGATGACGGGCTTGCTGGCGCGCCAGGCGCTGGAAGCGGAAGGCGTGGAACTGACCAACTTCTGGGATGTATCGGCCAAGCGTGCGCGCGCCCTGGTATTTACCTCGCGCAAGCTGCGCATCGCCCCGCCCGACATCGCCCACACCTTCGGCCTGTTCTGCGATATCGGCGTGCCCTTGCTGATGAACCGCTTCCCCGACTACGTCAAGACGTACGCAGCGGCGGCCAACGATGCCCACAATTGCTTTACCCGCCTGGAAGACGCGCGCCACCAGACCAACCACGCGGCCATCGGCTGCTTGCTGGCGCGCAACTGGGGCCTGTCCTCCGATGTCTCCTGGGCGATTTTGCACCACCACGACTACACGGTGCTGGCCGACCCGTCCACGGACGACGCCATCCGCTCGCTCGTCGCCCTGTCGCTGCTGGCCGAAAAGGGCATTCAGCGCTACCATGGCAACAGTACCTCGCTGGAGTGGGACAAGGGCGGCGACCTTGCCTGTCAACATCTCGGCCTGTCGCAGGAAGAAGCCGCCGACCTGCTCGACGAGCTGCACGAGATGTTCGATACCGACCATTGA
- a CDS encoding cache domain-containing protein, translating into MKRLFTGSLLCLAFAGGSVNAAVEPTEKDAIAMAERGAAFMKAHGKEEMMKKITAKDPDFVQGSLYVDMRDIKTGIVLAHPINPSIVGKDLTDVPDANGKKYRREIIELAQKQGKGWVDYQYKNPSSGKIEPKTTYILRVNDVVLEAGIYKK; encoded by the coding sequence ATGAAACGCTTATTCACGGGTAGCCTGCTGTGCCTGGCATTTGCCGGCGGCAGCGTCAATGCCGCCGTCGAACCAACGGAAAAAGACGCCATCGCCATGGCCGAACGGGGCGCCGCTTTCATGAAGGCGCATGGCAAGGAAGAAATGATGAAGAAAATCACGGCGAAAGACCCCGACTTCGTGCAGGGCTCGCTGTATGTGGATATGCGTGACATCAAGACGGGCATCGTACTGGCCCACCCCATCAATCCTTCCATCGTGGGCAAGGATTTGACGGACGTGCCTGATGCGAATGGCAAGAAATATCGCCGTGAAATCATTGAGCTGGCGCAAAAGCAGGGCAAGGGCTGGGTCGACTACCAGTACAAGAATCCCAGCAGCGGCAAGATCGAGCCGAAGACCACGTACATCCTGCGCGTCAACGACGTGGTGCTGGAAGCGGGGATCTACAAAAAATAA
- a CDS encoding alpha/beta hydrolase, whose protein sequence is MSTLLETIQLDSAPNPTVSIIWMHGLGADGNDFVPLVKELDLRGCPAIRFIFPSAGTMPVTINNGYVMRAWYDIRENDLVRREDESGLRASQAQIEALIAREKARGIPASRIILAGFSQGCAMTLQTGLRHAEPLAGLMCLSGYLPLADKTAAERTPASLDTPIFMAHGTADPVVPIARAQQSRDLLTGMGYKVEWHEYMMQHSLCQEEIDAIGAWLKKVLA, encoded by the coding sequence ATGAGCACCTTGCTGGAAACCATACAACTCGACAGCGCACCGAACCCCACCGTTTCCATCATCTGGATGCACGGCCTGGGCGCCGACGGCAACGACTTCGTGCCCCTGGTGAAGGAACTCGACCTGCGCGGCTGCCCCGCCATCCGCTTCATTTTCCCCAGCGCCGGCACCATGCCCGTCACCATCAACAACGGCTACGTGATGCGCGCCTGGTACGACATCCGCGAAAATGACCTGGTGCGCCGCGAAGATGAAAGCGGCTTGCGCGCCTCGCAAGCCCAAATTGAGGCGCTGATCGCGCGCGAAAAGGCGCGCGGCATTCCCGCCAGCCGCATCATCCTGGCTGGCTTCTCGCAAGGCTGCGCCATGACCCTGCAAACGGGCTTGCGCCATGCGGAACCGCTGGCCGGCCTGATGTGCCTGTCCGGCTACCTGCCGCTGGCCGACAAGACGGCAGCCGAGCGCACGCCGGCCAGCCTGGACACACCGATCTTCATGGCGCACGGCACGGCCGACCCCGTGGTGCCGATCGCTCGCGCCCAGCAGTCGCGCGACTTGCTCACCGGCATGGGTTACAAGGTGGAATGGCACGAGTACATGATGCAGCACTCGCTGTGCCAGGAAGAGATCGACGCCATCGGCGCGTGGCTGAAAAAAGTACTGGCTTGA
- a CDS encoding DNA-3-methyladenine glycosylase, which translates to MKKLLAGIDFADDSSSVARQLIGVTVLVDGVGGRIVETEAYDRLDPASHTYGGMTPRNAAMFGPPAHAYVYRSYGIHWCLNFVCREAGHGAGVLIRAIEPLAGIDAMRERRGVEELRQLCSGPGKVCQALGVSHLQNRLALDAPPFTLLAREEEVMVQAGPRIGISRAMDTPWRFVLAGSPYLSKPMRAPAA; encoded by the coding sequence ATGAAAAAACTCCTGGCCGGTATCGATTTTGCGGACGATTCCAGCAGCGTGGCGCGCCAGCTGATCGGCGTGACCGTGCTGGTCGACGGCGTGGGCGGGCGCATCGTGGAAACGGAAGCGTATGACCGGCTGGACCCCGCTTCGCACACGTATGGCGGCATGACGCCGCGCAATGCGGCCATGTTCGGCCCGCCCGCGCACGCCTATGTCTACCGTTCCTATGGCATCCACTGGTGTTTGAATTTTGTCTGCCGCGAAGCGGGCCATGGGGCGGGCGTGCTGATTCGCGCCATCGAGCCGCTGGCGGGCATCGATGCCATGCGCGAGCGGCGCGGCGTCGAGGAACTGCGGCAGCTGTGTTCGGGGCCTGGCAAGGTATGCCAGGCGCTAGGCGTGAGCCACCTTCAGAATCGCCTGGCGCTCGATGCGCCACCGTTCACGCTGTTGGCCCGTGAGGAAGAGGTGATGGTGCAGGCGGGGCCGCGCATCGGCATTTCCAGGGCGATGGACACGCCGTGGCGCTTCGTGCTGGCCGGTTCGCCATATTTAAGCAAGCCCATGCGCGCGCCAGCCGCTTAG
- a CDS encoding fumarylacetoacetate hydrolase family protein: MKLVRYGRPGKEKPGLIDEEGKLRDLSGVIADIDGAQLSDKALRKLAKLDEKTLPLVRGNPRFGVPLAKVGKFIGIGLNYADHAAESGMPIPAEPIVFMKAITCLNGPDDNVVLPKGSKKTDWEVELGVVIGTRAQYVSEEDALKYVAGYCVVNDISERSFQLERGGQWDKGKGCDTFGPIGPWLVTRDEVIDEQDLDLYLEVNGKRMQTGNTQTMIFTVAQIVSYLSQFMTLEPGDVIATGTPPGVGQGRKPQRFLKKGDSMRLGIPGLGEQQQDVVAWTA; the protein is encoded by the coding sequence ATGAAACTCGTTCGTTATGGACGTCCAGGCAAGGAAAAACCGGGCCTGATCGATGAAGAAGGCAAACTGCGCGACCTGTCCGGCGTGATTGCCGATATTGACGGCGCACAACTGTCCGACAAGGCCCTGCGCAAGCTGGCCAAGCTCGACGAAAAGACGCTGCCCCTGGTGCGCGGCAATCCCCGCTTCGGCGTGCCGCTGGCGAAAGTCGGCAAATTCATCGGCATCGGCCTCAATTACGCGGACCACGCGGCCGAATCGGGCATGCCGATTCCCGCCGAACCCATCGTCTTCATGAAGGCGATCACTTGCCTGAATGGCCCGGACGACAATGTCGTGTTGCCGAAAGGCTCGAAAAAGACGGACTGGGAAGTGGAGCTGGGCGTCGTCATCGGCACGCGCGCACAGTACGTGAGCGAAGAGGACGCGCTGAAATACGTGGCCGGCTATTGCGTCGTCAACGATATTTCCGAGCGCTCGTTCCAGCTGGAACGGGGCGGTCAATGGGATAAAGGCAAGGGCTGCGACACCTTCGGCCCCATCGGCCCGTGGCTGGTGACGCGCGATGAAGTCATCGACGAGCAAGACCTGGACCTGTACCTGGAAGTCAATGGCAAGCGCATGCAGACCGGCAACACGCAAACCATGATCTTCACGGTGGCGCAGATCGTCAGCTACCTGTCGCAATTCATGACCCTGGAACCGGGCGACGTCATCGCCACGGGCACGCCACCGGGCGTGGGCCAGGGCCGCAAGCCGCAGCGTTTCCTCAAAAAAGGCGACAGCATGCGCCTGGGCATCCCCGGCCTCGGTGAACAGCAGCAGGACGTGGTCGCCTGGACTGCCTGA
- a CDS encoding methyl-accepting chemotaxis protein → MLNQLRIGPKLLLAPALVLLLLILSSSGAWYGMVRQNASLENMVRVRITHLKAAADILGEAKHVHGNMYQLLSWTNGSFAKARLDTLEQQIKARHAAIGTQLATLRATATGAERNLVDAAITALAGYRKAVLETMEMAQMDQSIATNSMLKAETQFGQFNTQLAQLSALETTLSSQAHATASAEFRSLGWSLLLTVMLSILASIVVTMLVRRAMLVEIRGIADAVQDLAAGKLIAGAPKQGNDEIAATSRVLDQTIAHLNQTLRTIMDAVQSIDTASREIATGNLDLSARTEMQASSLEETSSAMEALTQAVNDNADNAQLACELAGQASTLAVQGGASMQQAVATMATIRANSRQIVDIIGVIDGISFQTNILALNAAVEAARAGEQGRGFAVVASEVRTLAQRSAQAAREIKTLIATSVTTIDGGSVAVQQAGDSMGAIVASVQQVNAIIQRVKEASAEQASGITEVNQAVTQMDDVTQQNAALVEQAAAAAASLQDQAVKLSAAVAVFTLDERPAAPASHTDEEAFQHPASAQQDRRALHSPLRGKSAQRGASTTPQRRRS, encoded by the coding sequence ATGCTCAATCAATTACGCATCGGACCAAAATTATTGCTGGCGCCCGCCCTGGTCTTGCTGCTGCTGATACTCAGCTCGAGCGGCGCCTGGTATGGCATGGTGCGGCAAAATGCCTCGCTGGAAAACATGGTACGCGTGCGCATCACGCATCTGAAAGCGGCCGCCGACATACTCGGCGAGGCCAAGCACGTACACGGCAATATGTACCAGTTGCTGTCGTGGACGAATGGCAGCTTCGCCAAGGCTCGCCTCGATACACTGGAGCAACAGATCAAGGCGCGTCACGCGGCCATCGGCACCCAGCTGGCCACGCTGCGCGCCACGGCCACGGGCGCCGAACGCAACCTGGTCGATGCCGCCATCACGGCCCTGGCCGGCTATCGCAAGGCCGTGCTGGAAACCATGGAAATGGCGCAGATGGACCAGTCGATCGCCACCAATTCCATGCTCAAGGCAGAAACGCAATTCGGCCAGTTCAATACGCAGCTGGCGCAGTTGTCGGCCCTGGAAACGACGCTCAGCAGCCAGGCCCATGCGACGGCCAGCGCCGAGTTTCGCAGCCTGGGCTGGAGCCTGCTGCTGACCGTCATGCTCTCCATCCTGGCCTCCATCGTGGTGACCATGCTGGTGCGGCGCGCCATGCTGGTGGAAATCCGCGGCATCGCCGACGCCGTGCAAGACCTGGCGGCGGGCAAGCTGATCGCCGGTGCGCCCAAGCAAGGCAATGACGAGATCGCCGCCACCTCGCGCGTGCTGGACCAGACCATCGCCCACCTGAACCAGACCTTGCGCACCATCATGGACGCCGTGCAATCGATCGACACGGCGTCGCGCGAAATTGCCACCGGCAATCTGGATCTGTCGGCGCGCACGGAAATGCAAGCCAGTTCGCTGGAAGAAACGTCGAGCGCCATGGAAGCGCTGACGCAAGCCGTCAATGACAACGCCGACAACGCCCAGCTGGCCTGCGAGCTGGCCGGGCAAGCGTCCACCCTGGCCGTGCAAGGCGGTGCATCGATGCAGCAGGCGGTGGCGACGATGGCGACGATACGCGCCAATTCGCGCCAGATCGTGGATATTATCGGCGTGATCGATGGTATTTCCTTTCAGACCAATATCCTCGCGCTGAACGCCGCAGTGGAAGCGGCGCGTGCGGGCGAGCAAGGCCGCGGCTTTGCCGTGGTGGCGTCCGAAGTGCGCACCCTGGCGCAACGCTCGGCGCAGGCGGCCAGGGAAATCAAGACCCTGATCGCCACCTCGGTCACTACCATCGATGGCGGCAGCGTGGCCGTGCAGCAAGCGGGCGACAGCATGGGTGCCATCGTGGCCTCGGTGCAGCAAGTCAATGCCATCATCCAGCGCGTCAAAGAGGCCAGCGCCGAGCAGGCCTCGGGCATCACGGAAGTGAACCAGGCCGTCACGCAAATGGATGACGTCACCCAGCAAAATGCGGCCCTGGTGGAACAGGCAGCGGCAGCGGCGGCCAGTTTGCAGGACCAGGCCGTCAAATTGTCGGCGGCCGTAGCCGTGTTCACGCTGGACGAGCGCCCGGCAGCGCCAGCCAGCCACACCGATGAGGAGGCATTCCAGCATCCGGCCAGTGCTCAGCAGGACCGGCGCGCACTGCACAGCCCGCTGCGCGGCAAGTCTGCCCAGCGCGGCGCAAGCACGACGCCACAGCGCCGGCGCAGCTAA